The Geoalkalibacter subterraneus genome contains the following window.
CGAGAGACAATTCGTCCAACGTATCCGTCAAGGCATCAGCCTGAGGAACAGTGCGCGGAAAACCGTCTAAAATAAAACCGTTAGCACAATCAGCCTGCTGGAGGCGCTCACGAACAATCCCGACAACGACATCGTCGGGGACGAGCGCTCCCGCATCCATATACTCTTTCGCCTTAACCCCCATCGGGGTGGCATTTTTAACAGCGGAACGCAGAATATCCCCGGTTGAAATCTGGGGAATGGAAAACTTTTCCATCAACATCTGCGCCTGAGTCCCCTTGCCGGCCCCAGGAGGCCCAAGCAGAATCAATTTCATGGGACAATATCTCCTTCTAGCCGCGCCGACCCTTAAGGGTTACGCCACGCATAAACCCTTCATAAGAACGACTGACAAGATGAGCTTCAATTTGTGCAGCGGTGTCAAGCCCGACACCGACGACAATCAGCAAGGAAGTTCCACCGAAAAAGAAGGGAACATTGAATTGCCCGATAAGAATTGTCGGAAGAACGCAGACAGCGGAGACATAGAGGGCGCCCGCAAATGTTAAACGGGTCAGCACGGTATCGAGATACTCCGCCGTTTCCTTGCCCGGCCTGATACCAGGAATGTAGCCGCCCTGTTTTTTTACGTTATCGGCCACATCGACAGGGTTGAAGGTAACAGCCGTGTAGAAATAACAGAAGAAAATGATAAAAGCAACATAAAAAACATTGTAAATAATGTGGTCCGGCGTCATGTAGGATGCGACTTTCTGCACCCAGGGCACATCCACAAGATTAGCGACCGTCGCAGGAAACATGATGATCGAGCTGGCGAAAATCGGAGGGATTACACCGCTCATATTCACTTTGAGGGGGAGGTGGCTGCTCTGCCCCCCCTGGTTGCGCATGCCGACAACACGACGGGCATAGTGGATGGGAACTCTCCTCTGTCCCCGCTCCATAAAAATGATTGCCCAGACAACCGCAATCATCAAGGCGCCGATAGCAATAAGCCCGAAAGGCGAAAGAGCACCGGTGCTGGTCAAGCGCATGGTATTAACAATGGCAGAAGGAATCGTCGCCACAATTCCGGCGAAGATAATAAGAGAGATCCCGTTGCCGATTCCACGCTCGGTGATCTGCTCTCCCAGCCACATGATAAATGCGGTACCGGCAGTCAGGGTAATGATGGTGAGAAGAATAAATCCCATACCAGGGTTGGGAACCACCATCTCTCCGGCGGGCCCCCGCATTGTCTGAAGACCGACAGCGATACCGGCACCTTGAATGATCGACAGAACAATAGTCCCGTACCGCGTATACTGGGTAATCTTCTTCTTCCCGGCCTCACCCTCCTTGGAAAGCTTCTCGATTGGCTCAAAAACAACCGTGAGAAGCTGCAGAATAATGGAGGCACTGATGTAGGGCATGATCCCAAGAGCAAAAACCGTCATGCGCTCCAGGGCGCCACCGGTAAAAGCACTGACCAGCCCGAGAAGAGTCCCCTCGGTTCCTTGAAAAAAACCGGCCAGAACCTGGCTGTCGACACCGGGAGTCGGAATATGACAACCGATACGGTAAACCACCAGGACACCTAGCGTAAAAAGTATGCGCCGGCGAAGTTCGGGGATACTGAATATATTTCTCAGGCTCGAGATCAATTTAAATCACCTCGGCTTTACCGCCGGCCGCAACAATTTTTTCCTCGGCCGACTTGGTGAATTTATGTGCCTGGACGGTTAATGATTTGGTCAACTCACCGTCGCCAAGAATCTTGATTTCATCGGCCACCGCCTTAATCATGCCAGCAGCGATGAGAGCTTCGGCATCGACGGTGCTTCCGGATTCGAAGTTTTCCAGCTGACGCAGATTCACAAGCGAATACACCTTCTTGGTCAGGGGGGTGAATCCGCGCTTGGGGAGACGGCGCTGTAAAGGCATCTGACCACCTTCAAACCCAGCTTTCACACCGCCGCCGGAACGCGCATTCTGCCCCTTATGCCCCTTGCCGGAAGTTTTACCGAGTCCGGAACCGGCACCGCGCCCGATCCTCTTGCGATCTTTTCTAGAGCCCGCAGCGGGCCGCAATTCACTCAAGTTCATATCTGGTCCCTTATAGATACCTGCTATTCCTCGACCACAACCATGTGGGAGATTTTGTTGATCATGCCACGGATCTCCGGACAATCACGCCGCGTAACAGTCTGATTGAGACGCCGCAGACCAAGTCCGCAAAGAACCTTACTGAAATACTTATCGCGCCCGATAGCGCTTTTCTTCAATGTGATTCTCAGTTCGCCACCCATCACAAACACTCCTTTTGCTCTCAGGCGTTGTCCTGCGCACCGACTCCGCGGCGGGCCAGAATAGTTTCTGCGCTCTTGAGCTGAGTCAGCGCATTGATCGTGGCCTTTACAACGTTGTGCGGGTTATTAGAACCGAGGCACTTCGACAACACGTTCTCAACACCGGCAGCCTCAAGAATGGCACGGGCTGCACCCCCGGCAATCACACCGGTACCGGCTGAAGCAGGCTTGAGCAGTACCTTGCCTGCGCCGAATTTGCCAAGGACATCGAAAGGAATGGTACCTTCAACCAGCGGCACCTTGACCATGTCCTTTTTGGCCTTTTCAACGCCTTTGCGAATAGCCTCAGGGACTTCTTTTGCTTTCCCAAGACCGACACCAACACCGCCCTGTCCGTCTCCCACCACAACAAGGGCCGAGAAACTGAAACGGCGGCCGCCCTTAACGACCTTGGCGTTACGGTTAATATGGATCACGCGATCAGTAAGATTCGATTCATTCAGATCATTGCGCTGCAAGGGTGATCTCCTTTTTTAGAAAAGCAGACCGGCTTCACGAGCACCATCGGCCAACGCTTTGACGCGACCATGATACAAAAAACCGTTTCTGTCAAAAACAACTTCTTTGATATCCTTCTCGAGAGCTTTCTGCGCGATG
Protein-coding sequences here:
- the secY gene encoding preprotein translocase subunit SecY; this translates as MISSLRNIFSIPELRRRILFTLGVLVVYRIGCHIPTPGVDSQVLAGFFQGTEGTLLGLVSAFTGGALERMTVFALGIMPYISASIILQLLTVVFEPIEKLSKEGEAGKKKITQYTRYGTIVLSIIQGAGIAVGLQTMRGPAGEMVVPNPGMGFILLTIITLTAGTAFIMWLGEQITERGIGNGISLIIFAGIVATIPSAIVNTMRLTSTGALSPFGLIAIGALMIAVVWAIIFMERGQRRVPIHYARRVVGMRNQGGQSSHLPLKVNMSGVIPPIFASSIIMFPATVANLVDVPWVQKVASYMTPDHIIYNVFYVAFIIFFCYFYTAVTFNPVDVADNVKKQGGYIPGIRPGKETAEYLDTVLTRLTFAGALYVSAVCVLPTILIGQFNVPFFFGGTSLLIVVGVGLDTAAQIEAHLVSRSYEGFMRGVTLKGRRG
- the rpmD gene encoding 50S ribosomal protein L30, producing MGGELRITLKKSAIGRDKYFSKVLCGLGLRRLNQTVTRRDCPEIRGMINKISHMVVVEE
- the rpsE gene encoding 30S ribosomal protein S5; this encodes MQRNDLNESNLTDRVIHINRNAKVVKGGRRFSFSALVVVGDGQGGVGVGLGKAKEVPEAIRKGVEKAKKDMVKVPLVEGTIPFDVLGKFGAGKVLLKPASAGTGVIAGGAARAILEAAGVENVLSKCLGSNNPHNVVKATINALTQLKSAETILARRGVGAQDNA
- the rplO gene encoding 50S ribosomal protein L15, which produces MNLSELRPAAGSRKDRKRIGRGAGSGLGKTSGKGHKGQNARSGGGVKAGFEGGQMPLQRRLPKRGFTPLTKKVYSLVNLRQLENFESGSTVDAEALIAAGMIKAVADEIKILGDGELTKSLTVQAHKFTKSAEEKIVAAGGKAEVI